tttcttGTGTATACATCTTTTGTTATTTGCTGCAAATTCAATGATAGTGATGTTGCAATTTGCATTGTCATGGTAATAAAAAAGAACGTTAGTTTTGAAATCGTATTTATGTCTCATCTAAGTCTATATTTATAAGAAACGATATGCgcattacttttttaaatgttctgttacgtttatatattatgtaacatataaatgatttatgcatGCAGTAGATGTTGTTGTTATAGAAAAACTATCTTTCAGTGGATGGATTAGTTCATAAAAACTAGGATTACAATCATAGAAACAAAATAGTTTGGCCTTTAGTACGGATGTCTTTCTTATGAACGTACACTAATTTTCCAACTTTTGCCGACAtgcaaacacaaaatatttaacatgacTTAGAATTGAGATCTATATAGAGTTGCAGAATACAactaaaatatatcaaagtacaatatgCGCAATACTTTTAAAACCATAGAGCCACAATTCTCTATAGGTGTACGACCGAGTTCGATTTTTTATAACAACTCGATAGGTTTGTGTATAATATTTGCCTTGTCAGGTAGTAAGGGGGTTCCTCTTACAATAAGCACGGTTATGGACCAAACccaaacaacattaaaaacattcggaactcctcggccatttttttcaaaaacaacctcggatgtatttggacggtttacatactgaaaaagtggtacgtttaagtccgctgccagtagatcgcgtagtaattttatttaggagttaaactttgtgacttaactcttgggattcttaattatgtttgcaataatacaattcaatggcaatcaatttaaacttagatcaataaatacaactctaaaacattacatttaattaatgatataatttaaaaaaatacgaactacttcaactgatgtacctgcatacatccgaggttgttttcgataaaatggccgaggtgttccgaatgcattAAAAAGAGGCCAACGAGGTTCTATGCTCTACTGACACTGCTTGCTTTGGTCATTTctatccagagcatgtacgtatgGAAAGTAAGCAACCTACTGATATTTCACTTGGAACATCTCGCGTAAGTAACTGGGAGCCGCCAATGCCGTCTTGTAACATATaacatgaatatgaatatgaagGCTCTATTAATTACAGAAATGTGGCAAACATcagggccataatccagtcatgaacgggcggatctggctggttttcaaaaggaaccaaggCCTGGTGGATATTCAACTACTGTCCAAGCTTTGTGAAGTTCAAAAAACTTGAGGCTCTTTTCTGTTCACACGCTGAATTATAGCAGAGCAATTTTGTCAATTTCAAGGGATCATAACCCAGTCATTCATTGGCGGCTCTGGTTGGTTTTCCAAAGGAACCGTGATAAGTCAATATTGACTACTGTGTAAGTTAGTATACATCGGAGAATAATCGAAGgctctattgtgttcataacCTCAATTATAGCAATTTTGACCATTTCAAGGGCCAAGAAAACAGTCATGCATGGGCGAATATGATTTTCGAAAGAAAACGAGGtatcatcaatatttaactACTGTCTGAATTTAGTGAAGATTGGATATGGAAATGGAGGCTGTATTGAGTTCACAAACCGTATTATAGCAATTTTGGCAAGTTAAcgggccataatccagtcatgaACGGGCCGATTTGACTTGGTTTCGAAAGCAACCGTGATCGAGCTAATATCTTACTACTGTATAAGTTCAGTAACCATCAGGTAATAAATAGGATCTATTCTGATCACAAGCTTAATTAtagcaattttgacaaattcaagGACTTTAATCAAGTCATGGATTTGTGGATCTCGCTGGTTTCCGAAACTggccttaaccagaatttctaagtcaaataataaaggcccattgaTTGCATTacattcaaataagtgttatcaaacttcattaatttagtcgCGTAGACAGTTGGAAATGCATATCAAAAGTTGCAATgcaataaattatgtatttactgagataatgacttaaaggtgcttacaatGTAATTAAGGATTGAAaggttttggcgaaacatgcattgatcactgtaaaattagattagaatGATGCCTGCGAAgatttgtgtaaaatttaaaaaacattcagcCTTTAATGAAATACAGACTTACAGATGGAAATAGCATGCAATTTcttgtgtatatataaaaaaaactatatatatgcGGAAAAACATGCTGTCAATTGGCTTGTTTGTGGGGAAACTTGAGAGTAATATTTGCTATTTCGGTAAAATACAAATACCTGTTCGTTGATAAGTTTTTATTCTATGCCGAAGTGTGTACGAGATTGGGTTCACGTTAATTCAAGCGTATCACAAGTGATTTAACaagatatttatatacaaaaaaaacatcacaaactAAAAATGGCGACTAGGAAGTTGAAACAGCTTGTGAagctcatgtttgtttttactttgtttaaatattcacacGGAGAGAATACGACATGTAAAGGTGGATTTCAAAATTGTATCTGTACGACGAAGGTTGTTGAATGCCACGGTGAATCACAATTACGcggaaataatataattaaccTGTACTCGGATATAGATGATCACTGTGAACGAATAACTATTACTCATTCCAATTTTAGTGCGTTGCAGAACAATTTATTCGGATCCTGTCACGACGCCCCTGATTTGGTGCTTTACAACATGGCGTATGTTGAACTGTCGAACGACAATATAAAGACAATCCATGGGAAGACCTTTCACTGTATTCCGAATttacaaacattgattttaagcaACAACCAGTGGGAAATTGATAGAAGTGACAGCGAAGTAGGTTACTTCACTTCAATGCCTCATTTGAAGCATCTGGATTTAAGTAACGCGTTCGAAGATGgctcaatattttttaacaagctGGCACATATCTTTCATGACACTGATTTGACAGAGTTAGAGGATCTGAATCTTTCATACAATGAGTTCATTGTGTTGTCAAGGAAAAGTTCCACCTCCCTGTGTCAGCTTACTTCCCTTAAACTGTTGAATCTGTCGCACAACTATTTCATGGAACAGTCTATGCCGAACAAAGTTGACTGTTTCAAACACTTGGAAAGACTTGACTTATCTTACAACAACATCAAGTTGTTAAGTCCTGAGTTTATGCAAGCAGTTGATATTCTCCATCAGGCCTATGACAAACTTCAAGAAGTCAAGTTGGACAATAACCCATACCGCTGCGACTGTGAATTAATAGCCACCTGGGAATGGCTTAACACAACTAAAAGCCCAGTGAACAAAAATGAGATGTTTTGCGGCAGAGACAGTTACCGTTCCTCGTACATAGGAAAACGCATTTTAGACCTGAAACCCGAAGAGTTACTATGCCAACAGATCGAAGCGTACAGTAACAGGGGCAGCCGAGTTGTGACGGGCATCATATTCACTCAAATAACGATGCTTATTATGACTCTGTACAATTTATGAAAACGGAACACCCTTAACTGAGTTTTAAAAGCAGTACTAAAAACTATTATCATTGTCATCGCAGTACTGTACTGTCGTAAATTGTAACTCGATGTACGTTCATGCATGCTCTTAAAAGTAAACTGTAATATGATTCACTTACTGTTCAGAAAGCTGCATGCAGTTGAATAGTAGGATTTAATGCATGTATTGTATAAACTTGTGCTATCCGAATGTCATAAAGAATTTAAATCAGGCTATTTTCACTGTGTgagaacggacaccggatatagctcaaaaagtgataagtaaacagacaattatgcagttgtttttctttaccagaggtaagatcttgcaGTGTAAACGCTTAcctaccgtatccacaaatgaaacaagtgtttgaactaatagctgaatgctaaatttggcctatggtgtactttaaagtgcttacaATTTAGCGGACCtcgaaaaatgtttcttcaaatctgagatgatcacctcaaaacttacaGAATTTGTAcaagtgttgttatttttaggaaatatatcgaataaataaaaaacctgaatcgaaggatttcacaagcataggctcaactatttttattgtaagaactggtaatgtaacttttaaactgttaaagatatgcctttagaaatgttcacagtactgtactggggatagccgtattatgtactgaGGATAGTTTAAAAGTTGAGAAATATGTCCTggtcaaaacatgtaaaatgggacaaaattgatagtaacaccgttgaatattcaatatacatgtatgtcaatatTCGAATTTTTATACAATCTGCTAAAAGTGAGAGTACAacttgataagaaattattgagcaaatttaagttaacaatgagttAACTCTAAATGTTAatgctctcctaaatgaacgtatatatgcaagctgcttaaatatcagggttggtcacaTTACATACTTTCTCAATGAAGTAAACgagcagagaccattattctgttctaagtaatatcaacatcgacccaagcttagAAAAAAGCTTCACGcgttccaaatttgatcacaatatctcattccctactgatgactttctgtgtgcaaaaacgtacctgcttgatttacaaagcaatactatatatatgattagcaaaaactacataaattctacggccatatgttttgtgttcctcaataaatcagattaccggcgtatttcaaatatttagatatttgcgaCTCGAATGTTGATGcttatgaaaaacaaatcatggttaactaatctatatgaatgaaacagttttaagtacatacagatacaaaaaatcaacaactttgttttgctctcatccctcgatatggacaacatcgaacaatttccctcgagctTGCGTATAGGTAAATGAccgtaatcattatcacagtctcgttattcTAAGTACATCGTaactatcctcagtccacttgatagctatcccctgtgcagttatttatttggttCACCTATCCCCAGTACACAGCCAGGGCATCAAAAaggattcagtttttattcttattctaaatttgttgatttatgtttgaaatcgtaccacattaatgaacatttgtgagcgatcatgcaactttcggtAAGAATTGGGCCATCATtcaaaagaggagacacattttcATCACTGTCCTATATTGCACAGGATCaagtttttgataaatatataaccataaaatacaaaaaaaatgatggaaACTTTCCATTTGTCAAAATCAAACACTTATcgatttatcatttttagctatatccggtgtccgttcccacacagtgattttttgatatttttcattaaacattcCCATTTcctattaatattattatttaaatatttacattacatattaattatcattgttattatcttttagtgtaattaatattactttttgaaatCCTATACACACAGCAAGCATGTTATCTTTTCCCGAGACgtttagatatacatgtatttataaagcaTACGCCTACATGTGTATACACGTACACTAACATCAGTCGgtaattgcaaacatgtatttaaGTTGTATAGTACATGCTTTAGTTTTTa
Above is a genomic segment from Mya arenaria isolate MELC-2E11 chromosome 2, ASM2691426v1 containing:
- the LOC128224770 gene encoding trophoblast glycoprotein-like; the protein is MATRKLKQLVKLMFVFTLFKYSHGENTTCKGGFQNCICTTKVVECHGESQLRGNNIINLYSDIDDHCERITITHSNFSALQNNLFGSCHDAPDLVLYNMAYVELSNDNIKTIHGKTFHCIPNLQTLILSNNQWEIDRSDSEVGYFTSMPHLKHLDLSNAFEDGSIFFNKLAHIFHDTDLTELEDLNLSYNEFIVLSRKSSTSLCQLTSLKLLNLSHNYFMEQSMPNKVDCFKHLERLDLSYNNIKLLSPEFMQAVDILHQAYDKLQEVKLDNNPYRCDCELIATWEWLNTTKSPVNKNEMFCGRDSYRSSYIGKRILDLKPEELLCQQIEAYSNRGSRVVTGIIFTQITMLIMTLYNL